Within Mongoliitalea daihaiensis, the genomic segment GTCAAAGGCATCTGTCGAAATCAAACAGATGTGTACCATGTAGAAATCTTCGATTGATTAAATTTCACGCAGCGAACGCAACGATTTTCCGCCACGCTCGCTAAATGAACTGTCCACGAATGACACTAAATCGGTATAGATATATTGATGGTAGAAAGGGTGTTCCAGGATAACTATAAAGTTCATTCCATGTTGACGCATAGCTTTCCATGCACACGAATCCAAAAATCTAAAATCTTAGATCTAAAATCAAGACCACAGTTGAACACATCTAATCTCTAGTATCTCGCTTCTTTCTTACTCTCTAAACTTAAACCCCGAAGGTCCTCTACCTGCTGTAAATGTTTGGACTTCTTGGCCAAGTTCGTTGACTACGATAACGCTGCCATTCCCTTGGAAGCCGTTGTTGTCTCCGATGTAGATTTCTTTGGCGCTTTTGCGATAGCCGATGCCATAGAAACCAGAACCTTTGAAGAATTCAGGATTGGTAATTACACCATTATTCAGGGATATTTTGGCAATAGCGTCATTGTAATCAGGCCAACCAGTAGATGTGATGATATAGACGGAGTTTTCTGAATCCAAGGCAAAAGATTGGGTAGCATTGGCCAAGTTTACCGTAATAGTTGTGCTAATGGTGATGTTACTCTTATTGATTTCGTGAAAATATACACGTGATGCATCACGCGCATAAAGATATAGGTTATTTCCAGCCTCAAAGAAAAAGGATGGGCGACCTGTGATATCCAAGGTGCGAGAAACGGTGTTTTGACTGAGATTGATTATACTTAACTTTCTTGCTGCTCCGGAAGCAACCAACAATTGATTATTCACAACAAATAGCCCTTCAGGACGGCTTTCTACAGGTATTTTGGAAGCAATGGGACCTCCTTTAACATTGTCAACGACAGCAATATAGGATTCAGGACTATTGAAATTTGCATCATAAGGACCCCAGTCGCTGATATACAGTTTGTTATTAGTGACAATTGCAGACCTACTGATATCAAGTCCTTCCACAGCACCTACACTTTTGAAATCACCTGCATTGACTACTTCGACTTTGCCTGTGTTGGCTACCAAATAGAGATGTCCGTTATGCTCCACCATGTCTTGGAGAAGTCCAGCGAAAGGTCTGTTGTTAGCCGCTTCGAAGATATTGGGACGGGCACTTTCTTGTGCAAATTCATAGAAGGAAACTTCTCCGTCATTTGCGCCGAACGCGCCTTCATTCATAATTAGAATTCCACCTTTTTCAAATTCTCCCAAGGGAATCTCGTTTCCATCAGGATTACAAGAAATAAGCAGGATTGCAGCCCAAAGGCTCAACAGGAGTGTAGTAAACTTTTTCATAGGGATATGTTACAATTAAATTGAAAATTTCTTCCGGGCATGGGCCGTAAACGCATGATATGGTATTCTTTATCCATCAAATTATTGACATGGAATCCAGCAGTAATTTTTTTATTGGAGAGGAACTTGAATTGATAGCGAATGCCGATATCTACCAATTCATAGGGAGCCACGCTGAGTTGGTTGTCCGTAGCGACAAATCGCTCACTCACCCAATGGGAGCTAATAAACGCACTCCAATTACTTCGTTGCCAATCTATGGTACCCATCACCTTATGTTCAGGTGTGTAAGGAAGTTGATTTCCTTTGCTTTGATCATTGGCAGAAGTGTTGGTTTGATTGATGGCCTGCACCCAGTTGTATGTACCCGTAAAAGACCAGTGATGAACGCCAACTTTTTTCTCCACTTGCGCTCGATACTCCAGTCCGGAGTTGATCACATTGCGGATGTTTTCGGGGCTCCATATATTTCCTCTTGGAAGCCAGATGATCCAATTGTCCACCCACATACGGTACATCGTCAGGTGTTGCTTGATCAAAAAACCACGTAAAGTAAGTTCCTGCTGAAGACTTATTTCCGAATTATAGCTGTCTTCTGGTAATAATTCAGGGTTTCCACCGGGGTTCCAAAAACGGTCGTTGAGTGTAGGCACTTTGAAACTTCTGGCAACAGCAAAGCCCAAGGATAATTGCTGATTGGTGGATTGAAGGAAATTCCATTCACCCCCGATACTGGGAGTAAAAGGAGCCCAATTTCCATCGTAAATTAATTGCCGAAGATTGGCAGTCATTGTAAGGTTTGGTCTTGGAACGAATTTGTGAGAATGGTACAATTCCCAGCGCTGTTCTTGCGCCTCATAGGTATCTAATTGTCCATCTATCTGGGTCAGGCGAAAACCTGTCCTACTACTGACCCTGTCATTCCAGTTTCTATCCCATTCACCGCTCAGGAAATATTGCTGTGTTTTATTGATGGCGCCTATATTAAAAATGAGTTCATCGAATACGATTCCTGCTTTGAAATTCCATGTATTCTTCCCATCAAAATGCAAGTAGTCCAGCATGGCCCGAAGGTTCCGGTCCTGCTGTTGGTCTTGGGTGTTGGATCCAATGATGGGGATGATCTGCCTGTCTGCTTCATTGAACCAAATGGCGGCATGTAATTGCTGCCGGGCTGAAAGATTCCATGCCAAGTCCTGTAAGAAACCTTGTTGGATCACCTCCCCATTAGGCATACGCTCTATCGGTGTATGGATGCGCGAGAGATTTCTGAAGGGGAAATCGTTGCGTGCATATTGACGGTACGCACGGGTTTTAGTTGAAAATGTTTGATTGGAATAACTGTAAGCAAGTGACTGATCCCACCGGCCAAAACTCCCGATGATACTTCCTATATCCAAGCGATGTCCCTGATTGAAGATTTGACGAGTACCTAAATGAATGGCTCCTCCAATTGCGTCCGTGCCATAAAGCGCCCCGGAACTTCCAAGGTGAATGTCCACACGGTCAATGGCTGCCGTCGGCAAAATGGAAAAGTCTGCTTGACCCAAAGAGGGGGAGTTGATGGGTAGTCCATTCCAAAAAACGGCGTTATGCCCAGTAGAAGTGCCTCTCATGGTCAAGGAAGCTAACATACCCGGACCTTGTTGCCGTAAAAACAAACCTGTTCTTCGCTGAAGTACCTCTGTCAAAGCATCCCCTTGAAAATCTTGCAAGTGCTTTTCTTGAATGCTGATTAGCTGTTGCCCTGCTGCGTATTTTTCAAAGTCAGGACTTTTTACCTCAACTACATTCAATTCTAAGGTGTCCTGTTTTTGAACTAGCAAGGCATTCGCTCCCAGAAGCGGGAGAGAAATCCAAAAGGCTGCTATGAGGAATACTGTTTTCAAGGCTTTTCAATTAATTTTTTTTCAAAGCCTTGTAGTAGAAAGAGTGTGCATACCAACAGACAAAATATTCAATGGGTAAAGCCCAAGAATAAAATCATAGTTAGCCTTAATAGCGCATCAATATATGTACCCTTTCTTCTTGTCCTTTCCACCGAAGGCTTTGAATATGCTGAAAACGGCAGGTCTCCTGGCTTCCCTGAGTTTACCGGCCTTCTCATCCCATGAAGGGACAATGGCTATGGAGGGGTAAACTACTATTCCGACGGATCAGAATGGGGTTACAGTTGCGGGGACAGCTCCGGTCTCACACCGGATTCCCTTTTAATCCTTGAAGCTCGCCGAGCTTCAGGAACCAATTCTCACCTACAAACATAAGATGAACTGGTTGAATTTTTAAAATTTCCGAAGAATATTTTGCCACTTTTTTCAAAAGAGTGTTGTTTGCGATTGTGATTCCTATATTTGAAGATTCAACCGTTGTTTCTTATGCATGTATTAAGAGTGATTTTTCTCTGCCTTGGAATGCTATTGTTCCTTTTAGTCGGCTGTACAAATCAGGAGTCCATTCAGAATTGGGAACTGGAATCGCTATCCCTTTCCTATGCGGAAGGATTTAGCGTAGCGAAGGGAGATGATTTTTGGGTGTTAACTGTCAGTCAGGCATTCCCAGAGGCCAAAGAATCCTTTAGGTATTTGATTTTAGAAGAGGGAAGTAAGACTTCGTATGCTGCCAAAAGCTTTGATGCTGTGATTCAATTGCCTGTTTCTGAGGTTCTTTTGACGTCCACTACGCATGTGCCTCATTTGGATTATTTGCAAGAAACTGATTTGTTGGTTGGATTCCCTAATTTGGATTTAATTTCTTCGGTGCCTACGAGAGCTCGGATAGCTAAGGGTTTGGTAAAAGATTTGGGAAACGCACCAAGTGCAAATATTGAACTCATCTTGGAAATTGCTCCCGATTGGATGATGGTCTCGACCTTGGGAGAAGATTTGAGTTATTTGGAAATTTTGAAAAAAGGAGGAGTACCGGCTGTTATCAATGGCGAGTATGTAGAGCAGCATCCCTTGGGAAGGGCTGAGTGGATCAAGTTTACGGGTGTTCTTTTGGGGAAATGGGATGATGCGGTACGTGTTTTTGAGGAAATCGAGCAAAATTATCAGGAAACCTTGGCCTTACTAACTACTCAAGAGCTGGCCAAACCTACGGTAATTTCAGGGGTGATGTACAAGGATATTTGGTACATGCCTGGAGCAGATTCTTGGGGGGCACGTCTTTTGGCGGAGGCCGGAGGAGCGTATCTTTTCAAAGATCAAAAAGGTTCCGGTAGCAGTCAGTTGAGTTATGAAGTTGTCTTGGAT encodes:
- a CDS encoding YncE family protein; the encoded protein is MKKFTTLLLSLWAAILLISCNPDGNEIPLGEFEKGGILIMNEGAFGANDGEVSFYEFAQESARPNIFEAANNRPFAGLLQDMVEHNGHLYLVANTGKVEVVNAGDFKSVGAVEGLDISRSAIVTNNKLYISDWGPYDANFNSPESYIAVVDNVKGGPIASKIPVESRPEGLFVVNNQLLVASGAARKLSIINLSQNTVSRTLDITGRPSFFFEAGNNLYLYARDASRVYFHEINKSNITISTTITVNLANATQSFALDSENSVYIITSTGWPDYNDAIAKISLNNGVITNPEFFKGSGFYGIGYRKSAKEIYIGDNNGFQGNGSVIVVNELGQEVQTFTAGRGPSGFKFRE
- a CDS encoding TonB-dependent receptor; its protein translation is MKTVFLIAAFWISLPLLGANALLVQKQDTLELNVVEVKSPDFEKYAAGQQLISIQEKHLQDFQGDALTEVLQRRTGLFLRQQGPGMLASLTMRGTSTGHNAVFWNGLPINSPSLGQADFSILPTAAIDRVDIHLGSSGALYGTDAIGGAIHLGTRQIFNQGHRLDIGSIIGSFGRWDQSLAYSYSNQTFSTKTRAYRQYARNDFPFRNLSRIHTPIERMPNGEVIQQGFLQDLAWNLSARQQLHAAIWFNEADRQIIPIIGSNTQDQQQDRNLRAMLDYLHFDGKNTWNFKAGIVFDELIFNIGAINKTQQYFLSGEWDRNWNDRVSSRTGFRLTQIDGQLDTYEAQEQRWELYHSHKFVPRPNLTMTANLRQLIYDGNWAPFTPSIGGEWNFLQSTNQQLSLGFAVARSFKVPTLNDRFWNPGGNPELLPEDSYNSEISLQQELTLRGFLIKQHLTMYRMWVDNWIIWLPRGNIWSPENIRNVINSGLEYRAQVEKKVGVHHWSFTGTYNWVQAINQTNTSANDQSKGNQLPYTPEHKVMGTIDWQRSNWSAFISSHWVSERFVATDNQLSVAPYELVDIGIRYQFKFLSNKKITAGFHVNNLMDKEYHIMRLRPMPGRNFQFNCNISL
- a CDS encoding ABC transporter substrate-binding protein gives rise to the protein MHVLRVIFLCLGMLLFLLVGCTNQESIQNWELESLSLSYAEGFSVAKGDDFWVLTVSQAFPEAKESFRYLILEEGSKTSYAAKSFDAVIQLPVSEVLLTSTTHVPHLDYLQETDLLVGFPNLDLISSVPTRARIAKGLVKDLGNAPSANIELILEIAPDWMMVSTLGEDLSYLEILKKGGVPAVINGEYVEQHPLGRAEWIKFTGVLLGKWDDAVRVFEEIEQNYQETLALLTTQELAKPTVISGVMYKDIWYMPGADSWGARLLAEAGGAYLFKDQKGSGSSQLSYEVVLDRGQEAAYWIGAADFPNLQAMGEAEPRYRSFDAWKKGNIYTYTQKKGETGGLEYFELGYLRPDLIVKDLMMIFHPELFPGDTMYFYQKLDE